Proteins found in one Pseudomonas sp. P8_241 genomic segment:
- a CDS encoding saccharopine dehydrogenase NADP-binding domain-containing protein, translating into MSPLLSNNSVLLNLAVSVSSLALINLTQPYNTLYLDTCIEPWDYANHNNNHLKSNHSIRENLKQYAQTQTSTTTAIVGHGANPGFISILLKKAMLEMAQKNGIPDQPKNTI; encoded by the coding sequence TTGTCACCACTATTAAGCAACAACAGCGTCCTCTTAAATCTGGCGGTATCTGTTTCCAGCTTAGCTCTGATAAATCTAACCCAGCCATACAACACATTGTATTTAGACACATGCATAGAGCCATGGGACTACGCAAACCATAACAACAACCACTTAAAAAGCAATCACTCTATAAGGGAAAATCTGAAGCAATATGCGCAAACCCAAACCAGCACAACAACAGCAATTGTTGGGCACGGAGCAAACCCTGGCTTTATATCTATACTCCTAAAAAAAGCAATGCTTGAAATGGCACAAAAAAATGGAATACCTGATCAACCGAAAAACACAATCTGA
- a CDS encoding saccharopine dehydrogenase NADP-binding domain-containing protein — MKKIDRIIIVGFGSIAQALLPLLSENYDSEIIIFDKEIDAIQKISRASIPQY, encoded by the coding sequence ATGAAAAAAATCGACAGAATAATAATTGTAGGCTTTGGAAGTATCGCCCAGGCTTTGCTACCGCTACTTTCAGAAAATTACGATTCGGAAATTATCATTTTCGACAAAGAAATCGACGCAATTCAAAAAATATCGCGAGCGAGTATTCCGCAATATTAA
- a CDS encoding rubredoxin, translated as MLSKENIMRCTVCGYEYDPALGDSENGIPPGTPWNNLPEDWLCPDCQMPKEDFE; from the coding sequence ATGTTAAGCAAAGAAAACATAATGCGGTGCACTGTTTGCGGCTATGAATATGATCCCGCTCTAGGCGACTCTGAAAATGGAATACCACCTGGCACGCCTTGGAACAATCTGCCCGAAGACTGGTTATGCCCAGATTGTCAGATGCCCAAAGAAGATTTTGAGTAA
- a CDS encoding response regulator produces MNDLQLDDFKSDEYAAMVLLVDDQAMIGEAVRRGLSNEENIDFHFCADPHQAIAHAVRIKPTVILQDLVMPGLDGLSLVREYRNHPATKDIPIIVLSTKEDPLIKSAAFAAGANDYLVKLPDNIELVARIRYHSRSYMTLLQRDAAYRALRVSQQQLLDTNLVLQRLMNSDGLTGLSNRRHFDEYLELEWRRALREQSQLSLLMIDVDYFKAYNDSFGHLEGDEALRKVAAAIKDASSRPSDLPARYGGEEFALVLPNTSPGGARLVAEKLRQTVEALKIAHNSPSEGSNLTVSIGLSTIIPKAGSNCRDLISAADKGLYSAKNNGRNQVGVA; encoded by the coding sequence ATGAATGATTTACAGCTCGACGATTTCAAGTCCGATGAATACGCCGCCATGGTGTTGCTGGTAGACGATCAGGCCATGATCGGCGAAGCCGTGCGTCGCGGGTTGTCGAACGAAGAGAACATCGACTTCCATTTTTGCGCCGACCCGCACCAGGCTATCGCCCATGCGGTCCGCATCAAACCGACGGTGATCCTTCAGGACCTGGTGATGCCCGGGCTGGATGGACTGAGTCTGGTGCGCGAGTACCGCAATCATCCGGCGACCAAGGATATCCCGATCATTGTGCTGTCGACCAAGGAAGACCCGCTGATCAAGAGCGCGGCGTTCGCGGCCGGGGCCAACGATTATCTGGTCAAGCTGCCGGACAATATCGAACTGGTCGCGCGTATCCGCTATCACTCGCGGTCCTACATGACGCTGTTGCAGCGGGACGCGGCTTATCGTGCGCTGCGCGTCAGCCAGCAACAGTTGCTCGACACCAACCTGGTGCTGCAACGCCTGATGAATTCCGATGGCTTGACCGGGTTGTCGAACCGTCGACATTTCGATGAGTACCTGGAGCTGGAGTGGCGTCGTGCGCTGCGTGAACAGAGCCAATTGTCGTTGCTGATGATCGACGTGGACTACTTCAAGGCCTACAACGACAGCTTCGGACACCTGGAAGGCGATGAAGCCCTGCGCAAGGTCGCAGCCGCTATCAAGGACGCCAGCTCCCGACCTTCGGACTTGCCAGCCCGTTACGGCGGCGAAGAGTTTGCGCTGGTGCTTCCCAATACTTCACCGGGTGGCGCACGACTGGTGGCGGAAAAACTGCGCCAGACCGTCGAGGCCCTGAAGATCGCGCATAATTCGCCGAGTGAAGGTTCGAACCTGACCGTCAGCATCGGCCTGTCGACGATTATCCCCAAAGCGGGCAGCAACTGCCGTGACCTGATCTCGGCGGCGGACAAGGGGCTGTATTCGGCGAAGAACAATGGGCGCAATCAGGTGGGGGTGGCGTGA